In the genome of Conger conger chromosome 8, fConCon1.1, whole genome shotgun sequence, one region contains:
- the LOC133134455 gene encoding zinc-binding protein A33-like produces the protein MEEKLEHISGDISTLTDKITAIETAMETEDTSFLKSYKNIKERAQCTLQDPELLSGALIEVAKHLGNLKFRVWEKMLGIVQYTPVMLDPNTARASLSLSDDLTTVRNTDTAQYCPDNPERFIRCPCVLGSEGFTSGKHSWEVKVGNKPKWTIGVAKKSINRKGDVTCSPKKGLFCIMLRNGDEYYASGGTVLTLERKPQSIRVQLNYDRGEVSFFNSSDMSLIHTFKDTFTERVFPYFGPCVRDGGKNDEPLQISPMNVYVTVTSFQ, from the exons ATGGAGGAGAAGTTAGAACACATCAGTGGAGACATCTCCACccttacagacaaaatcacTGCTATAGAGACGGCCATGGAGACCGAAGACACCTCCTTTTTAAAG agctacaagaaCATCAAGGAAAG agcccagtgcacactgcaggacccagagctgctctcaggggcgTTGATAGAagtggccaaacacctgggcaacctgaagttcagagtctgggagaagatgctggggattgtgcagtaca ctcctgtgatgctggaccccaacactgcacgtgccagtctctctctctctgatgatctgaccactgtgagaaacacagatacagcacagtactGTCCTGATAACCCAGAGAGGTTTATTCGCTGTCCATGtgtgctgggatctgaggggtttacctcagggaaacacagctgGGAAGTGAAGGTTGGGAATAAACCTAAATGGACTATAGGAGTGGCGAAAAAGTCCATCAACAggaagggagatgtaacatgcagccCAAAGAAAGGATTATTTTGCATAATGCTGAGGAATGGTGATGAGTACTATGCATCAGGAGGTACTGTCCTCACACTGGAgaggaaaccccagagcatcagGGTGCAGCTGAActatgacaggggggaggtgtccttcttCAACTCCAGTGACATGTCACTCATTCATACTTTTAAAGACACATTTACTGAGAGAGTGTTCCCATACTTTGGTCCCTGTGTGAGAGATGGTGGTAAGAATGATGAACCCCTGCAAATCAGCCCAATGAATGTCTATGTAACAGTGACGTCATTCCAGTGA